One window of the Camelina sativa cultivar DH55 chromosome 1, Cs, whole genome shotgun sequence genome contains the following:
- the LOC104777785 gene encoding receptor-like protein kinase BRI1-like 3, whose translation MKQQWQFLFLCFLVILFLIVDARGRRLLKDDVSEEAALLTAFKEISVTSDPNNFLGNWNYGSGHHHDPCSWRGVSCSTDGLVTGLDLRNGGLTGSLNLNNLTALSTLRNLYLQGNKFSSGSSPSSSSSSGCSLEVLDLSSNLITDSSIVDYVFSTCLDLVSVNVSHNKLAGKLKTSPSSTSNKRLTTVDLSNNLFSDEIPEAFLSSFPASLKHLDLAANNFSGDFSRLSFGLCGNLTVFSVSQNNITGHKFPISLSNCNLLEALNLSRNSLAGKIPGYGYWGSFQNLKQLSFAHNLYTGEIPPELSLLCPTLEVLDLSGNSLTGQLPQTFTSCGSLQNLNLGNNKLTGDFITTVVSKLPRISHLYLPFNNISGSVPISLTNCSNLRVLDLSSNEFTGKVIPSGFCSLQSPSVLEKLLIANNYLSGTVPVELGTCKSLKTIDLSFNALTGPIPKEIWTLPKLSDLVMWANNLTGGIPNDICVDGGNLETLILNNNLLTGSIPKSISKCTNMLWISLSSNLLTGEIPVAIGNLEKLAILQLGNNSLTGNVPHELGKCKSLIWLDLNSNNLTGNLPAELASQAGRVMPGSVSGKQFSFVRNEGGTDCRGAGGLVEFEGIRAERLEHFPMVHSCPRTRIYSGMTMYTFTANGSMIYLDLSYNAVSGSIPLGYGDMGYLQVLNLGHNLLTGTIPDSFGGLKAIGVLDLSHNELQGFLPGSLGGLSFLSDLDVSNNNLTGPIPFGGQLTTFPVTKYANNSGLCGVPLLPCSSGVRPTGSHTHPKKRGIATWVITGIVFSFMCIVMLTMALYRVSKVQKKEKQREKYIESLPTSGSSSWKLSSVPEPLSINVATFEKPLRKLTFAHLLEATNGFSADSMIGSGGFGDVYKAQFADGSVVAIKKLIQVTGQGDREFMAEMETIGKIKHRNLVPLLGYCKIGEERLLVYDYMKYGSLEAVLHEKTKKGGIFLDWSARKKIAIGAARGLAFLHHSCIPHIIHRDMKSSNVLLDQDFVARVSDFGMARLVSALDTHLSVSTLAGTPGYVPPEYYQSFRCTAKGDVYSYGVILLELLSGKKPIDPEEFGEDNNLVGWAKQLYRENRGAEILDPELVTDKLGDVELLHYLKIASQCLDDRPFKRPTMIQVMAMFKELVQVDTENDSLDEFSLKETPLVEESREKEP comes from the coding sequence atgaagcAGCAATGGCAGTTCTTGTTCCTCTGCTTCCTCGTAATATTGTTTCTAATAGTGGACGCTCGTGGCAGACGGCTACTCAAAGACGACGTTAGCGAAGAAGCTGCTCTGTTAACGGCGTTTAAAGAAATCTCCGTTACGTCGGATCCTAATAACTTTCTGGGTAATTGGAATTACGGGTCGGGTCATCATCATGACCCATGTTCTTGGCGAGGCGTCTCTTGCTCTACCGATGGTTTAGTCACTGGTCTCGATCTACGAAACGGTGGTCTCACCGGAAGCCTAAATCTCAATAATCTCACTGCGTTGTCCACTCTCCGGAATCTTTATCTGCAAGGAAACAAGTTCTCCTCtggttcttctccttcttcttcttcttcttcaggatgTTCGCTCGAGGTTCTGGATTTATCTTCAAACTTGATTACGGACTCTTCGATCGTTGATTACGTTTTCTCCACATGTTTGGATCTGGTCTCTGTTAACGTCTCGCATAACAAACTCGCCGGGAAATTGAAGACTTCTCCGTCGTCGACGAGTAACAAGAGACTCACCACTGTTGATCTCTCGAACAATCTCTTTTCCGATGAGATTCCGGAGGCTTTCTTATCGAGTTTCCCGGCGTCTCTGAAACACCTCGATTTAGCCGCAAATAATTTCTCCGGCGACTTCTCTCGTCTCAGTTTTGGTCTCTGTGGGAACCTCACCGTGTTCAGTGTATCACAGAACAACATCACCGGCCACAAATTCCCGATTAGTCTGTCGAATTGTAATCTCCTCGAAGCGCTAAACCTCTCTCGGAACAGTCTCGCCGGAAAAATCCCCGGCTATGGATATTGGGGAAGTTTCCAGAACCTGAAGCAGCTCTCCTTCGCACACAACCTTTACACCGGTGAGATTCCACCGGAGCTTTCTTTGCTTTGTCCAACTCTAGAGGTTCTCGATCTCTCCGGAAACAGTCTCACTGGTCAGCTTCCACAAACATTCACCTCTTGTGGCTCGTTACAAAACCTGAATTTGGGAAACAACAAGCTCACCGGCGACTTTATAACAACCGTGGTGAGTAAACTCCCAAGAATCTCTCATCTTTACTTGCCCTTCAACAACATCTCAGGCTCTGTTCCGATTTCTCTCACCAACTGTAGTAATCTGCGAGTTCTTGATCTGAGCTCAAACGAGTTCACTGGCAAAGTAATACCATCTGGCTTCTGCTCTCTTCAAAGCCCTTCGGTTCTTGAGAAGTTACTTATTGCCAATAACTACCTCTCAGGAACTGTTCCTGTGGAGCTTGGTACATGCAAAAGCTTGAAGACGATAGATCTTAGCTTCAACGCTCTCACTGGTCCGATTCCTAAAGAGATATGGACATTACCGAAACTCTCAGACTTGGTTATGTGGGCGAACAATCTCACTGGTGGAATCCCTAACGACATTTGTGTTGATGGAGGAAACTTGGAAACGTTAATCCTAAACAACAATCTCTTAACCGGTTCTATTCCAAAATCAATCTCCAAATGCACCAACATGCTTTGGATCTCTCTTTCTAGTAACTTGCTTACAGGGGAAATCCCGGTAGCAATCGGAAACCTCGAGAAGCTAGCGATACTGCAACTCGGGAACAATTCTTTGACTGGTAACGTTCCACATGAGCTTGGGAAATGCAAGAGCCTTATCTGGCTTGATCTTAACAGCAACAATCTAACTGGGAATCTCCCAGCTGAACTTGCAAGTCAGGCTGGACGGGTAATGCCTGGTAGCGTCTCTGGTAAACAGTTTTCGTTTGTGAGGAACGAAGGTGGGACAGATTGTAGAGGTGCAGGTGGTTTGGTTGAGTTTGAAGGCATTCGTGCAGAACGGTTAGAGCATTTTCCGATGGTTCATTCATGTCCCAGGACTAGGATATACTCAGGCATGACCATGTACACGTTCACGGCGAACGGGAGTATGATTTACTTGGACCTATCTTACAATGCGGTTTCAGGCTCTATTCCTTTGGGTTATGGTGATATGGGGTACCTTCAGGTCTTGAATCTGGGACATAACCTGTTAACCGGAACCATACCTGATAGCTTCGGGGGATTGAAAGCAATCGGGGTGCTTGATCTATCTCACAATGAACTCCAAGGATTCTTACCTGGATCACTTGGAGGTCTCTCTTTTCTTAGTGACTTAGATGTCTCTAACAACAATCTAACCGGACCAATCCCATTCGGAGGCCAACTTACAACGTTCCCAGTCACAAAATACGCCAACAACTCTGGCCTCTGCGGGGTTCCTCTGCTACCTTGCAGCTCTGGTGTTCGGCCCACGGGATCCCATACTCACCCTAAGAAACGGGGTATTGCGACTTGGGTGATCACAGggattgtgttttctttcatGTGTATTGTGATGCTTACTATGGCTCTTTACAGAGTAAGCAAGGTTCAAAAGAAGgaaaagcagagagagaaaTATATTGAGAGCCTTCCAACCTCTGGTAGCAGCAGTTGGAAGCTTTCTAGCGTTCCTGAACCGTTGAGCATCAATGTCGCAACCTTTGAGAAGCCGTTGCGAAAACTTACTTTCGCACACCTTTTAGAAGCCACAAATGGGTTTAGTGCTGATAGTATGATCGGTTCAGGCGGGTTTGGCGATGTCTACAAGGCTCAATTCGCTGATGGATCTGTTGTTGCGATCAAGAAACTGATTCAAGTCACGGGACAAGGCGATAGAGAGTTCATGGCGGAGATGGAAACCATTGGAAAAATCAAACATCGAAACTTGGTACCGCTACTTGGATACTGTAAGATCGGCGAAGAGAGACTTCTTGTCTACGACTACATGAAATACGGAAGCTTAGAGGCCGTTCTACACGAAAAGACCAAGAAGGGAGGAATCTTTCTTGATTGGTCTGCGAGGAAGAAAATTGCTATAGGAGCTGCGCGTGGGCTAGCTTTCCTGCATCATAGCTGCATTCCTCATATTATACATAGGGATATGAAGTCAAGCAACGTTCTTCTAGACCAAGACTTCGTAGCTCGTGTCTCAGATTTTGGTATGGCAAGGTTGGTGAGCGCTCTAGATACTCACTTGAGCGTGAGTACGCTCGCAGGTACTCCAGGGTATGTTCCACCAGAGTATTACCAGAGTTTCCGGTGCACCGCAAAAGGAGATGTGTACAGCTACGGAGTTATACTTCTCGAGCTCCTCTCAGGCAAGAAACCGATCGATCCGGAGGAGTTTGGTGAAGACAACAACCTTGTGGGATGGGCAAAACAACTCTACAGAGAGAACAGAGGAGCTGAGATTCTTGACCCGGAGCTAGTAACAGACAAACTTGGCGATGTTGAGCTACTTCATTACTTGAAGATTGCGTCTCAGTGTTTGGATGATCGGCCGTTCAAAAGACCAACTATGATTCAAGTCATGGCAATGTTCAAAGAGCTCGTTCAGGTGGATACAGAGAACGATAGTCTGGATGAGTTTTCGCTCAAGGAAACGCCGTTGGTCGAAGAATCACGAGAGAAAGAGCCTTAA
- the LOC104777807 gene encoding L-ascorbate oxidase homolog — protein MQGGRLLTVLVCLASTVAIVSAGDPYFYYTWNVTYGTAAPLGIPQQVILINGQFPGPNLNSTSNNNVVINVFNNLDEPFLLTWSGLQHRKNSWQDGVTGTSCPIPAGTNFTYHFQPKDQIGSYFYYPSTSLHRFAGGFGGLRVNSRLLIPVPYADPEDDRTILINDWFTKSHTALKNFLDSGRTLGSPDGVLINGKSGKVGEKNEALFTMKPGKTYKFRICNVGFKSTLNFRIQGHKMKLVEMEGSHVLQNDYDSLDVHVGQCFAVLVTADQVAKNYYMVASTRFLKKEVSTVGVLSYEGSNVEASAELPKAPVGWAWSLNQFRSFRWNLTASAARPNPQGSYHYGKINITRTIKLANSKNVVNGKVRFGFNGVSHVDTETPLKLAEYFGMAEKVFKYNVIKDEPAAKITALTVEPNVLNITFRTFVEIIFENHEKSMQSFHLDGYSFFAVASEPGRWTPEKRSNYNLLDAVSRHTVQVYPKSWSAILLTFDNAGMWNIRSENWERRYLGEQLYVSVLSPEKSLRDEYNIPLNTNLCGIVKGLPLPAPYTI, from the exons ATGCAGGGTGGTAGGCTTTTGACGGTGTTGGTGTGCCTCGCCTCCACGGTGGCGATTGTTAGCGCCGGAGACCCTTACTTCTACTACACGTGGAACGTGACCTACGGAACCGCCGCTCCCCTCGGAATTCCTCAACAGGTGATTCTCATCAACGGACAGTTCCCTGGTCCTAACCTAAACTCGACCTCCAACAACAATGTTGTCATTAACGTCTTCAACAACCTCGACGAGCCTTTCTTATTGACCTG GAGTGGACTTCAGCACAGGAAGAACTCCTGGCAAGATGGTGTGACTGGGACCTCATGCCCAATCCCAGCAGGCACCAACTTCACTTACCATTTCCAGCCTAAGGACCAGATCGGTAGTTACTTCTACTACCCATCCACATCTCTCCACCGTTTCGCCGGTGGTTTCGGTGGCCTCCGTGTCAACAGCCGTCTCCTCATCCCGGTACCTTACGCTGACCCCGAAGACGACCGCACCATCCTCATCAACGACTGGTTTACCAAGAGCCACACCGCTCTCAAGAACTTCCTTGACAGTGGTCGTACTCTTGGATCCCCCGACGGTGTTCTCATCAACGGGAAATCCGGTAAAGTTGGCGAGAAGAACGAGGCTCTCTTCACCATGAAGCCAGGAAAGACTTACAAGTTCAGGATCTGCAATGTTGGATTCAAATCCACTCTTAACTTCAGGATCCAAGGACACAAGATGAAGCTTGTTGAGATGGAAGGCTCTCACGTCCTCCAGAACGACTACGACTCTCTTGACGTCCACGTCGGACAGTGTTTTGCCGTTCTAGTGACCGCTGACCAAGTGGCCAAGAACTACTACATGGTTGCATCCACTAGGTTCCTCAAGAAGGAAGTGAGCACTGTTGGTGTGTTGAGCTACGAAGGAAGCAACGTTGAGGCTTCAGCTGAGCTCCCCAAGGCTCCCGTCGGCTGGGCTTGGTCTCTCAACCAGTTCAGATCCTTCAGATGGAACTTGACCGCTAGTGCTGCCAGACCTAACCCACAAGGATCTTACCATTACGGAAAGATCAACATCACCCGTACCATCAAGCTCGCCAACAGCAAGAATGTGGTGAACGGGAAGGTCAGGTTTGGGTTCAACGGTGTATCACACGTTGACACCGAGACTCCCTTGAAGCTTGCTGAGTACTTCGGAATGGCCGAGAAGGTTTTCAAGTACAACGTCATCAAGGATGAACCAGCAGCCAAGATCACAGCACTAACTGTCGAGCCCAATGTCCTCAACATCACTTTCCGTACCTTTGTCGAAATCATCTTCGAGAACCACGAGAAAAGCATGCAATCTTTCCATTTGGACGGTTACTCCTTCTTCGCTGTCGC TTCCGAGCCAGGAAGATGGACACCAGAGAAGAGAAGTAACTACAACTTGCTCGACGCAGTTAGCAGACACACAGTGCAAGTGTACCCCAAATCCTGGTCAGCTATTCTCTTGACATTCGACAACGCCGGTATGTGGAACATCAGATCAGAGAACTGGGAGAGAAGATACTTGGGCGAGCAATTGTACGTCAGTGTTCTCTCACCTGAAAAATCACTAAGAGACGAGTACAACATCCCTCTCAACACCAACCTTTGCGGCATCGTCAAGGGATTGCCATTGCCTGCACCTTACACTATTTAA
- the LOC104777818 gene encoding uncharacterized protein LOC104777818, with protein MMKIQIGVVALFVALSVSSLFEFGLASPNTVPAFLWSPHLQSANGELDQAVNYQVISAKDLVASVFTQGGWSNFLCSEKKLEQPVDVALVFIGRELLSSDVSSRRNSDPTLVNTLNKLFTASNFSLAFPFIAAPEEERMETLLLSGLNEACPNNVGVSNIVFSDSCFVEDGTIQKLSGRQSFKDHLLARRETRKEGETDLVVLCSEGSEESKSQAGQSHSERESISELVNSVEQSGSKYTALYVSDPYWYTSYKTLQRFLAETAKGNSTPEVTTGCDELCKFKSSLLEGILVVRSYSF; from the exons atgatgaagattcaAATTGGTGTGGTGGCGTTGTTTGTGGCTCTCTCTGTGTCCTCTCTCTTTGAATTTGGATTGGCTTCTCCGAACACAGTTCCTGCTTTCCTCTGGTCTCCTCATCTCCA GTCTGCTAATGGTGAGTTGGATCAGGCTGTAAACTATCAGGTCATATCTGCAAAAGATCTTGTAGCTTCTGTGTTCACTCAAGGAGGCTGGTCAAATTTTCTG TGCTCGGAGAAGAAACTTGAGCAACCTGTTGATGTTGCACTTGTGTTCATTGGCAGAGag TTACTCTCCTCTGATGTTTCTTCAAGAAGGAACTCTGACCCTACCCTTGTTAATACATTGAAT aaaCTATTTACAGCTTCCAACTTCTCGCTGGCATTCCCATTTATTGCTGCGCCAGAGGAAGAAAGAATGGAGACTTTGTTGCTTTCAGGGCTTAACGAAGCTTGCCCCAACAATGTAGGAGTCAGCAATATCGTGTTCTCAGATTCGTGCTTTGTTGAGGATGGGACTATTCAGAAACTATCAGGCCGGCAGTCTTTCAAA GATCATTTGCTTGCTAGAAGAGAAACAAGGAAAGAAGGAGAAACTGATTTAGTTGTGCTTTGTTCCGAGGGATCTGAAGAATCAAAAAGTCAAGCTGGCCAATCTCATTCAGAGC GTGAAAGCATCTCCGAACTTGTTAATTCTGTAGAACAATCCGGCAGTAAATATACAGCTCTTTATGTTTCTGATCCTTATTGGTACACATCTTACAAAACTCTCCAAAGGTTTCTGGCTGAAACTGCTAAAGGAAACAGCACTCCTGAAGTTACTACTGGTTGTGATGAACTCTGCAAATTTAAGTCATCCCTTTTGGAGGGCATACTAGTGGTAAGAAGTTACTCTTTTTAG
- the LOC104777798 gene encoding L-ascorbate oxidase homolog: MRGVKLLAACLYLAAAATLVVRAEDPYFHHVWNVTYGTVSPLGVPQQVILINGQFPGPNINSTSNNNIIINVFNNLDEPFLLTWNGIQHRKNCWQDGTPGTMCPIMPGTNYTYHFQPKDQIGSYFYYPSTALHRSAGGFGGLRVNSRLLIPVPYADPEDDYTVLIGDWYTKSHTQLKKFLDGGRTLGRPDGILINGKSGKGDGSDAPLFTLKPGKTYRVRICNVGMKTSLNFRIQNHKLKLVEMEGSHVLQNDYDSLDVHVGQCYGTILTADQEAKDYYMVASSRFLKSVITTTGLLRYEGGKGPASSQLPAGPVGWAWSLNQFRSFRWNLTASAARPNPQGSYHYGKINITRTIKLVNTQGKVDGKLRYALNGVSHTDPETPLKLAEYFGIADKVFKYDTITDNPTPEQIKTIKIEPNVLNITHRTFIEVVFENHEKSVQSWHLDGYSFFAVAVEPGTWTPEKRKNYNLLDAVSRHTVQVYPKCWAAILLTFDNCGMWNIRSENTERRYLGQQLYASVLSPEKSLRDEYNMPETSLQCGLVKGTPKPNPYAGA, from the exons ATGCGAGGGGTTAAACTCTTGGCCGCGTGCCTCTACCTGGCCGCAGCCGCAACATTGGTGGTCCGAGCAGAAGACCCTTACTTCCATCACGTGTGGAACGTGACCTACGGAACCGTGTCTCCTCTCGGCGTTCCACAACAAGTCATACTCATCAACGGCCAATTCCCTGGTCCCAACATCAACTCAAcctccaacaacaacatcatcattaaTGTCTTCAATAACCTCGACGAACCTTTCCTCCTCACATG GAATGGGATCCAACACAGGAAGAACTGTTGGCAAGATGGGACTCCAGGGACCATGTGTCCAATCATGCCCGGTACCAACTACACTTACCATTTCCAGCCTAAGGATCAGATCGGAAGCTATTTCTACTACCCGAGCACCGCATTGCACCGTTCCGCTGGTGGATTCGGTGGACTCCGTGTGAACAGCCGTCTTCTCATCCCGGTTCCTTACGCTGACCCAGAAGATGACTACACCGTCTTGATCGGTGACTGGTACACTAAGAGCCACACTCAGTTGAAGAAATTCCTTGATGGTGGTCGTACTCTTGGCCGTCCAGATGGTATTCTCATCAACGGAAAGTCCGGGAAAGGTGATGGATCCGATGCGCCCCTCTTTACCTTGAAACCTGGAAAGACCTATAGGGTTAGGATCTGTAACGTGGGTATGAAGACATCTCTCAACTTTAGGATTCAGAACCACAAGTTGAAGCTAGTTGAGATGGAAGGATCCCACGTTCTCCAGAACGATTATGACTCTCTCGACGTTCATGTCGGTCAGTGTTACGGAACCATCCTTACCGCTGACCAAGAAGCTAAAGATTACTACATGGTTGCATCCTCTAGGTTCTTGAAGTCGGTTATTACCACAACTGGTCTTCTCCGCTACGAGGGAGGAAAAGGCCCCGCCTCTTCGCAGCTACCCGCTGGTCCAGTCGGCTGGGCTTGGTCCTTGAACCAGTTCCGATCTTTCAGGTGGAACTTGACCGCCAGTGCAGCCAGGCCTAACCCTCAGGGATCTTACCACTACGGAAAGATCAACATCACACGTACCATCAAGCTTGTGAACACTCAAGGCAAGGTCGATGGAAAGCTCAGGTACGCGTTGAACGGAGTCTCGCACACTGACCCCGAAACTCCATTGAAGCTCGCCGAGTACTTTGGAATTGCCGACAAGGTTTTCAAGTACGACACCATCACCGATAACCCAACCCCAGAACAAATCAAGACCATCAAGATCGAGCCAAATGTTCTTAACATCACTCACCGCACCTTCATTGAGGTGGTGTTTGAGAACCACGAGAAGAGTGTTCAGTCTTGGCACTTGGACGGTTACTCCTTCTTTGCCGTCGC TGTCGAGCCAGGGACTTGGACCccagagaagagaaagaactacAACCTCCTGGACGCAGTGAGCAGACACACAGTCCAAGTCTACCCAAAATGTTGGGCAGCAATCTTGCTCACATTCGACAACTGTGGAATGTGGAACATTCGATCTGAAAACACCGAGAGACGTTACTTAGGACAGCAGCTTTACGCGAGTGTCTTGTCGCCAGAGAAATCACTGAGAGATGAATACAACATGCCTGAGACAAGCCTCCAATGTGGTCTAGTCAAGGGCACACCTAAGCCTAACCCTTACGCTGGAGCCTAA